GACACCTCGGATCTGAATGGCtattaatttgatattttttacaGAATTCGAGAGTTGACATCAGCCAGAATTGGCTCATTGATGCGTATTAGTGGACAGGTGGTACGAACCCATCCAGTTCATCCAGAGCTTGTAAGTGGAACCTTCCTGTGTCTAGACTGTCAGACAGTGATAAAAGATGTGGAGCAGCAATTTAAATATACGCAGCCAAACATCTGCAGAAACCCAGTCTGTGCCAATAGAAGGAGATTCTTACTGGACACAAACAAATCAAGATTTGTTGACTTTCAAAAGGTATTTCCATGGCTTCCCTAGAACTTTGTTGGGTGTATGTGTTAATGTCTCCATATTTAGAAAGTACTACTGCCACTGGTTCACATTTAATCTTGATTATATGGAGTCAGATATTTTGCAGTGCTAACACAAGGCACTTGAATTTATAAGTGGCTGTTTTCTGTCTCCAGAAGATGTATTTTTGAAGTTGCAGATGAGACTTAAGCAAATTTCAGACTTGAGATGCTTTATTCGtctataaataaaacacacacattttaaggCAGGAGAGCATCAATGCTAGCTTCCCATAATAAGCAAGGTAAAATTGTTCTATACAAATACTATGCCAACTGTTTTTTCTATCCATCTAAAATAGAGTTTAACAGTTATTAACTTTGGTTATGACTGAATTATATTAATATGGAGTGGTTCAGATGAGCAAAGCCAGCCCATTTTatcaggcttttaaaaaacagtagcCTTCATCTCTTTTTAtgctgaaacacttttttttttaaacatggtttAATGAGAATGCtattttgaatttcaaatttattttgttaTTAGAGTATGTAAACATTGacgattttttttgaaaaataaaacattggatttttttaaattttttttggtttagttttttttttaagaaaaaaatttaatatcggaatttaatataaaatatgttaaGACCTACATTTATAatctctcaaaacattttaaatgaaaaataaatatactgtTTAATTACATTCCAGCTCCTGTCCTAATGCCGTTTGACACAAATCATgaagaaaaaattatataataagCAATATATAATTCACtgttttctaacatactaaaaatgcacattaataagaatctgaaaatattaagctttaTAATTGCTTAAATCATTGTATATTGTTATAACGTACATGCCTAGAAAacaaaaagatgtaccaaatctagtgtaaatgctctgtttagttgtaaatcaacatgattttttaatgattatattAACCAGTgtgaatattttctttctttagaaaataactgaagtacaaggGGAAAAATTGATTAAAATCTACTTGGCAATTTAAATTGCCTTGATTTTAAATTAATCCACCCTGCTTTTTTACAATCTTTACTGTGTAGATAGGGCCTAAATTAACTTATGCATTCCTtttgaggaagggaaaaaaattagctCTTTAAGTCTGTCACTGCAGGGCATTTTCCCCAGTCCTCAAATTAGTTTTCTGACTTCTTTGCACCCTATCCAATTTTTCCAGCATCCTTAATCCACTGCTCCAGTAGGACATTTTAAATAGtcacctttttttatttaaagggaagTAGCATGATTTTGTTATGACTGAAGCTTCCAGAGGCCAAATGCCATTTCCCCACATGTTAgatataaaaagtttagaaatacTTTTAAATTGCTAAAAATTTAACTTGTCAGTTTCAGCAGAGCATTTAATATTCTCTTCCTCTTTAGGTTCGCATTCAGGAGACGCAGGCTGAACTGCCTCGAGGAAGCATTCCTCGCAGTGTGGAAGTGATCTTGCGTGCTGAAGCGGTAGAGTCAGCCCAGGCTGGTGACAAGTGTGACTTCACAGGATCGCTGATTGTTGTACCCGATGTAGCTCAGCTATCCACCCCAGGTACACTGCTGTCTGTAAATGGCGACTTAAGCTGTCGTGTGTGCATACTTGAAACAAAACTTAAGACTCTTGTTCATATGGCAGGTGTGCGTGCAGAAACTGGTTCCCGTGTCAGTGGTACAGAGGGTTATGAAACTGAAGGAATCCGAGGACTTCGTGCTCTGGGAGTCAGAGATTTGTCCTATAAACTAGTCTTCTTAGCATGTTATGTTGCTCCAACAAATCCTCGGGTAAGTATTTCAAGAAATAGACTTGACTTAAAGATCTGACTTGAAGAGAGTGGTGGGTTTTTTGCCTGTCCTAGGGAGTGAAGCTTCAGTTTATATCTGTTTATGATTTTTCCCTGGATCTGATGTGTTGCAATTGTTATATTGCTACATAAACCAAGATGGAAGAGGAAAGTCTCTCTTCCCATGTTCTTACTGTGACAGGGTCTGTCAAATCTTTTCTGCCCCCTGCTAGAGACATCAGTGCCCTGACACTTCCTTCCCAAGGAAAACCACTCAGTTTAAGCAAACCAACAAGATAGTTCTCCAGAAGCCTAGGACAGTCAAAAGGAAATACTGACCAATCAAAAACCAGCAGGCTGTTTAAGAAGGTTGCCTGCTTTTGATTAGGGGCAGAGCTGAGTGAGACTGGGACAGAGGAAGAACTCCTCAAGGATAAGCCAGAACTCAGGTTCACATCAGGGGCCTTGCCCTAAGCGCTGCAACTTAACATGTACATTTTAAGgttgcctttttttcctctttgtataAAGGTACAGACAACCGAAACCTGAgtagttgttgtttgttttattatttgttgttgtttagaGACTGATGTCAAGTTTGCAACAAAGGCTGCCCTGTGGCAAGCGGCAGCCAAGCCTTGCAGACTCTGGCAGGGACCACATGCAGTACCATGCTTGGGCCTGAAGGGGTTACTAGagagcagccctgcctcccacacGTATACTTCAGAGGTGTAACTATCTGGCCTACTGTAGAGTTTAAAAATAAGAAGGTAGTAAATGACTAGTCTCCTATCCAGTCATACATCTTTCCCGTCTCTTCCCGCATCTCGATCTCCTGGGTGTCTTAAGGTCATCTTAAATATGACATGAACAATACCAAGCTCCTGATCTTGAAATTGTGGATCTTTGGGTGCTCCCACAGTACAAATGaactaaaaacaatttttaaaactatcTGTGGCTAAGTTTTTTAACATAATTTGCATAATTTCAGTAGCAACTTGACATCTGCATAGATGTGTATTTGAATCCTTCCTAAATTTCCTGGAAACAGAAGTATACTTACTCTAGTATTAGTGATATGCTTTCCATTTGCAATTAATTTCAATAGAGAATTAAAAGTACAGTTTTAGCACAGACTCTTTAACCCCTTTCACTACTGAATTCTCTTTTGCTATGGGCAAAATGCTGCATGTGGCTCCATTGCCTTGGGAGTGAAGGGGCTCAGTGGTATTACTGGAAAAGAAAAGGGTGTTCCAAATGTACTTTTTCCATGGAAATCAAAAAGCAAATTCCTCAATTTTTTTATTTCCGTGTTAAACAAACCCATATGCTTCTGTACAGATCCCAGCAGGCTACACTGAACAGAAATCTTATTTGTGTTTTCCATGCTAAACTTGTGTGATTTCAAGCCTGTAGTTTTCattcctctccccgccccccaccccagcactgccaTACTTTGAATTTGTATCGTTACCTCACTCTTACTTTCTTATTTGTATTTAGTTTGGAGGGAAAGAGCTCCGAGATGAGGAACAGACTGCAGAGAGCATTAAAAACCAGATGTCTGTAAAGGAATGGGAAAAGGTGTTTGAAATGAGCCAGGATAAAAACCTTTACCACAATCTCTGTACCAGCCTCTTCCCTACTGTACATGGTAAGAGTCCAGCTGTTATGGCAGGGTGAGCAGATTGCATTCTTAATACTATCTGCTACTGCTATTCAGTCATGTGTTGGGACGGGTTGAAGACATGTAACTAATATCTCAAATCCTCCTGTCTAgtttttatattgctctataaaaggttgggtttttatttaatattttggaatGAAATGCAATCAGAACAGTAATTTCCGTTACAAGGGTGACCTGTTCATTTCTAGTTGTTCAGTAAACCCTACAGCCTGGCAGTTAGATGCAAACTTTGTCTGGTATAGACACTCAAAAACATCCAAGGGATAGGACTTCACATATCTCTGTTCTGAATGGCGTGTATGAAATACTGTTCAGACAATAGCTGCAATTTGATAATATTTTGACACTAGCTCAGAATAATTGCCTGTGAACTCACTTAGGTCCCCCTGTTCTGTCCAAAGATTTGGGGCTGCTATAGTGCCAAGGAAATCAACTTCATTGTAATTTGCTCTACCTTAAAATTGCATCGCGCATATAAGTGCTGTTTCCAGTCCATGTTGTTGAAATGCATGAGATTTGAAACTTCCATTGGGCTGAATTTTTATCTACACAAAGTGTAACATCCCAAAGCTGCTTTATGGGCCATCACTGGAACTTCTTTTTATGGGGCAGGTAATGATGAAGTGAAACGAGGGATTCTACTGATGCTGTTTGGAGGAGTTCCTAAGACAACTGCAGAAGGCACTTCATTGCGTGGGGACATCAATGTTTGCATTGTTGGAGATCCAAGTACAGCCAAGAGTCAGTTTCTCAAgtaagcatatttttaaaatccagcacTTAAATGTTGCCATTTCTAACCAGAGCTAGGAGTgttagaaggagagagaaagttgTAAAGCACTTAACGAATATGGGAAGGCAATGCATTTGCCTCCTAAGCTAGTACTTTGATATGTGTATTCAATAACTTAAAGGAGCAGTGTCAAGTAGTTAAGAGTTAATCTTGTAAGGCTTAAAATATTTCTTCAGGTTTTACTGTATCccagagacttaaaaaaaaatctttgagtcAAGCCATACTTGAGGTGTATCTGTACAGCGTATTTGTTCAGCCTTACCTCAGGTAAAGAGGAATAAGTTATTTGAGCACCTGTTTCCAGAACCATGCAAACACCACTGAATATTTTTTGACATACAGAAGCAAACAACAAACTCTGTTGGCTACACCGTAAGAACAATGTGGTGGTGGTGACATTAGATGCCAAAAATGGACTAGTGCTTGACAAATATGGTAACAAGTGTTGCTTTTGACAGAATTTGAGTAATAAATGCAGTATATATTTATACCCCTTTACAGCAGAAATAATAGTACCATGCTTCATATTACccatttttggaaaataaacaaGTAAATTTATTATATTGTTTAATATTTGGTAAATTAAAACATCATATATGAcataatgcattatttttatgGAGTTTCCACTCACAGCGTAGTCTAGAGGAACGAGCATAGACTTTGGAATAGGAAGAATTAAATTCTAATTCCAGTTCTGTACTGACTTGTGATGAGGCCTTTGACCAGTTGTTAAACATATCTGTGTTTTCCCTCCACCTGTAAGATCTTTATACTTTACTTCTGAGGTCCAGTAGGTTTTTTAGAGGCTTAATGTTTGCATAGCACTCGGAACATGttgggaaagtaactgaaatactttgatGGATTGTTTTTAGTACGGAACAGCCTATCCTAAATTTATCAATTATGGAGGGACAGTCTACACTCActgctatatttgctttccacaagctaCTCTTAGTATAACCTTTTTGAGAGATGTACCCGAATATTTAGATGccaatatctaaactgtattgttacaTTTTTTATTAGCCTAAATTTGGGgtattgcagattatgtactaTCTCAGGGAACAGCAACCTTCCGCAtcctcaggttcagctgatcgcagcttccattggccgcagcttgccgctccaggccaatgggggtggcgggaagcggcggccagcatatccctcggcctgATAGAGTGGTAGAAGGCATCACTGTGTAAAAGTTCTTGTATCTGCACCTTCTGCAACATTTCTAATAAAAGTGGATAGTTAGTGCAGACTAATTGGTACCTCTCTCCAATAGACATGTGGAGGAGTTCAGTCCCCGTGCTGTGTACACCAGCGGGAAAGCCTCCAGTGCTGCTGGTCTAACAGCTGCTGTAGTGAAAGATGAGGAGTCTCATGAATTTGTCATTGAAGCAGGAGCCCTGATGTTGGCAGATAATGTAAGTCCACTAACTAAAATCTGAAGCAGCATTTAAGAGTAGTAGGGTTCCAGTATTCCCTGTGTTGTTTTGATTCAATATATACAATTTTGCAaaagttttttgtatttttttgagCTAGCTGCTGTTGAAGATGGATGATCTTATTTCTTTACTCTTGTTTTAGGGAGTTTGTTGCATTGATGAATTTGACAAAATGGATATACGAGATCAAGTTGCCATTCATGAAGCAATGGAGCAACAGACTATATCCATAACAAAAGCAGGAGTTAAGGTAACTTGCACCATTCTTTGCAGAGTTTGCATGTGTATCTGTGTATTTGTAACATATATGTTTAAATACAGGTTACTTAACCTTTTTgagcctcactttccccatctgtaaaactaaGAAACCTACCTTGAATGCACTGAGCCTTATATAATAATTCAAAAGTGCCTGCTGCAGTATTTCAGATACTACTATCTTAACTGTTAAAATGATGACCTTTTAATGTGAACTGTATATCAGGGCAAAGTACTAGTTAGCCAAAACTCTTTCGTGGCATCATTTCTACTGCTTTTgttgtgctgctgctgtcagcagagATTCCTTCTAAATCAGTGGGCATAATGCAAAGTATGTGGCTGCATTAGCAAACAGATGCTTAAATTCTATACCTACCAGTTGGAAGAAAAGCCAAAACTTGTTGCGTTTCCTTAGTAAGTGACACTGACAAGTGACATATTAAGGctttggtaattttttttctttcattgtcaGGCTACTCTGAATGCCAGGACCTCCATTTTGGCTGCAGCAAACCCAGTTGGTGGGCGTTATGACAGATCAAAATCTCTGAAACAGAACATAAATCTGTCGGCTCCCATCATGTCCAGATTTGATCTCTTCTTCATTCTTGTGGATGAATGTAATGAGGTAAGTACAGGGGCAGGAGCTGTCagagccttttcttttcttttctctctctctctctctctgcattctaCAGAATTACAGGGTTGGAAATACAAATCTACTGTACAGATTATGCTGATTTCTAGTAGTTTGATTTAACTTGTGCTTTGGCTGGTCGCTGAAGCTGTGACTGCTGCCGATAGTCAACATGGTATTTGCtttggtgtgctgagaccacagttTACCATATTGTCTGTGTTTTCTTGTACTCCACTGTCAGTCTGTCTCTCCATCTTTTATATGTTGTCTTAGATAGCCTTGTACCCCATAGAATTTGCagtcttttttgctttttgtacCCTGTCTAGTACAATGGGGTTCCTATCAGTGACTGTGGCTCTGAGCCTTTATGATAATACAGATAATGAGATGTAGAAAGCATTGCCTTTCTCTGTTCCCTTCCCTCAGATTGACTCTCTAACAGGCATTGAGTTGATGGAATACACAGAAAGTAGTCTGAGATGAAGGAAAAGAGAATTTAGAATTCCCTCACTGTCGAGTTCCAGATTCTACCACTTGTTTGACTAAGATGATACTATTCATAAAGTAAAGTTCCAAGAAGTCATTTAGGTTTTTTACTACCTCTTCCATCTCTTTAAAACTTCTAATGTTCTAGTGGTATGCCGTGGCATAGAGTTTTGATAGTTTTGCTTCTGGAAAAAGTAGCTCTGATATCAAGGGCACAAATGAGGGAGCAGGAAATGAAGGAACAATGTCCTTGTTGTGTGTTTAAGTTGATGATGGCTTCACTGCTATATGAAAATGATCTAACAAAGCAATGACTTCTTAGGTTACTGATTACGCCATTGCCAGGCGCATAGTGGATCTGCATTCCAGAATAGAAGAATCTGTTGATCGCGTGTATTCACTAGATGATATTAGAAGGTACCTGCTATTTGCAAGACAGTTTAAACCAAAGGTAACTTTACTGTTTATATTTTATCTTAGAATACAGAAAGGTCTAAGGAagtgaagtatcagaggagtagccgtgttagtctggatctgtaaaaacagcaaagaatccagtggcaccttcatctgatgaagtgggtattcgcccatggAAGCTcttgctccaatacgtttgttagtctataaggtgccacaggactctttgctgcttttaaggaaGTGAAGTTACTACTCTGCTTAATGCTTTCTTTGTGCAGGTAGAAAGTAAATCAGTGAACTGATCCTACAGTATAGCAGTTAATTAAGCTGTGGCATGGAAGCTTGGAATATTTTGGATCCACTTGCTCTCCTTATAAATGCCAGAACCCCTGACAGCACAGTTGAGATTGGGTTTAAAAACTTGAGCTGAGTGTCTGTCAGTACCAAAAGCAAATGAAGAGCTTCATCATGTTTAATTCATATCTCTGGGTGTGGGAGAATAATCATTTCCTCAACAGTATCTGGTAATCTATAGTGCAGTGACTTGTTGCTTAATCAAGCAACTGAATTTAAAACCTTTGTTTTGAAAGGTTACTGCACatagaaaaatgtaaattttgaaCATAACTGAAGCAAATTCTTTGTTTATCCAAATTACAACTTAAAAATGGCTTTTAGAAATATGCAGTGGAACTTTCAGAAGTTCCACTAATGGAGGCAGTATGCTTAAACCAGTTCATTCTGAACAAATGTACCATCTTATTTCAATCAGATTTCTAAAGAGTCAGAGGACTTCATAGTTGAGCAGTATAAACGATTACGTCAACGAGATGGCTCTGGAGTTACGAAGTCATCCTGGAGAATCACAGTACGACAACTGGAGAGCATGATTCGACTGTCTGAAGCTATGGCCCGAATGCACTGTTGTGATGAGGTAACacttagctttttaaaaaaaaaaaaaattaaacagctaCATAAAGGCAATTAGCATTTTGGTCTTGAAACTTGACAGTGATACTCTGAATTTGCTTTTTCCTGGCCATTTTCTTCCCCCATCTTAAAATAAGGTGTCTGATTCACACAGTACTTAGTTGTATGGCATGTCAGCTCCTTTCATGTTGCTGCCTTGTTCTCCCATATTTAAACAATCTCCTAGATGttgttgggggggaggagagggaggtatACTGTGgctcacattttcaaagttaa
The window above is part of the Chelonoidis abingdonii isolate Lonesome George chromosome 10, CheloAbing_2.0, whole genome shotgun sequence genome. Proteins encoded here:
- the MCM6 gene encoding DNA replication licensing factor MCM6 encodes the protein MDLAAGDVGVAHQQLRDEVAEKCQKLFQDFLEEFQNSDGEVKYLHDAEELIRPERNTLIVSFVDLEQFNQQLSTTVQEEFYRVYPYLCRAVKTFARDHGNVPPNKDFYVAFQDLPTRHKIRELTSARIGSLMRISGQVVRTHPVHPELVSGTFLCLDCQTVIKDVEQQFKYTQPNICRNPVCANRRRFLLDTNKSRFVDFQKVRIQETQAELPRGSIPRSVEVILRAEAVESAQAGDKCDFTGSLIVVPDVAQLSTPGVRAETGSRVSGTEGYETEGIRGLRALGVRDLSYKLVFLACYVAPTNPRFGGKELRDEEQTAESIKNQMSVKEWEKVFEMSQDKNLYHNLCTSLFPTVHGNDEVKRGILLMLFGGVPKTTAEGTSLRGDINVCIVGDPSTAKSQFLKHVEEFSPRAVYTSGKASSAAGLTAAVVKDEESHEFVIEAGALMLADNGVCCIDEFDKMDIRDQVAIHEAMEQQTISITKAGVKATLNARTSILAAANPVGGRYDRSKSLKQNINLSAPIMSRFDLFFILVDECNEVTDYAIARRIVDLHSRIEESVDRVYSLDDIRRYLLFARQFKPKISKESEDFIVEQYKRLRQRDGSGVTKSSWRITVRQLESMIRLSEAMARMHCCDEVHPKHVKEAFRLLNKSIIRVETPDVNLDQDDEQQMEDQEAEDGVNGGADAPAGVNGLVNGISDHSEDTNKDAAPKASLKLGFSEYRRISNLIVLHLRKAEEEEDDSSFKKSDLINWYLKEIESEIESEEELINRKKIIERVIHRLTHYDHILIELTKTGLKGSTEGESFDEDPYLVVNPNYQLED